In the genome of Cynocephalus volans isolate mCynVol1 chromosome 10, mCynVol1.pri, whole genome shotgun sequence, the window CGCGCGCGGGAggaggggcggggccggcgcGGCGAGGGACCGGCGGCGCGGGGATCAATGGGGCGCCCGCGCGCATGCGCCGGCCCGCGGCGGGGGCAGGAGGCTGCGGCCGGCCGGGAGATGCTGCGGCGGCGGCCGGGGGCCATCGATCGCCGCGGCCCGAGGCGCTTAAGAAGCTCGGAGAGGGGCTGGCGGGAGGGGCCCGCGCGCACCCCGCCGCCGCCCTCCCGCTCCTTTCCGTAAGAGCGATGCCAGCGACCCGCCAATCCGCGGAAAGTCTCCCTCCGTCCGGGGGAGGGCCCGGGAGCTTCatcccggggggggggggcgcaggGGCCGGGTCGCCCGGCTCGAATCCTGCGCCCACCCCTCACCAGCCCGGGCCCCCGGCTGCTGCCTCTGAGCCTCACCTGTCCCGTGAGGCCAGGACGGCACCTGCCCCGTGGGGTCAACAGGGGACACCTGCCCCGTGGGGCCAACAGGACACCTGTCCCGCGGGGCTAACAGGACGCCTGCCCCGTGGGTCCAGGACACCTGCTCCGTGGGGCCAAGATGCACCTGGCCCGTGGGGCCAGAACGACACCTGCCCTGTGGGGCCAACAGGACACCTGCCCCGTGGCAAGATGCACCTGCCCCGTGGGGCCAAGATGCACCTGGCCCGTGGAGCTAGGACTGCACCTGGCCTGTGGGGCCAGAACGACACCTGCCCTGTGGGGCCAACAGGACACCTGCCCCGTGGCAAGATGCACCTGTCCCGTGAGGCCAGGACAACACCTGCCCCGTGGGGCCAGGAGGACACCTGCTCCGTGGGTCCAGGACGGCAACTGCCCCGTGGGGCCGAGAGGACACCTGTCCCGTGGGGCCAGGATGTACCTGCCCCGTGGGGTCAGGACGGCACCTGCCCTGTGGGGCCGAGAGGACACCTGTCCCATGGGGCCAAGATGCACCTGCCCCGTGGGGCCAGGACGACACCTACCCCGTGGGGCCATGGCGGGCAGCCAGTGGCCTGAGGGC includes:
- the LOC134387503 gene encoding MAPK-interacting and spindle-stabilizing protein-like; protein product: MRRPAAGAGGCGRPGDAAAAAGGHRSPRPEALKKLGEGLAGGARAHPAAALPLLSVRAMPATRQSAESLPPSGGGPGSFIPGGGGAGAGSPGSNPAPTPHQPGPPAAASEPHLSREARTAPAPWGQQGTPAPWGQQDTCPAGLTGRLPRGSRTPAPWGQDAPGPWGQNDTCPVGPTGHLPRGKMHLPRGAKMHLARGARTAPGLWGQNDTCPVGPTGHLPRGKMHLSREARTTPAPWGQEDTCSVGPGRQLPRGAERTPVPWGQDVPAPWGQDGTCPVGPRGHLSHGAKMHLPRGARTTPTPWGHGGQPVA